A section of the Spirosoma pollinicola genome encodes:
- a CDS encoding FecR family protein, with translation MSRKEFGFLLQQYLDGKCSEDERAFVEHWYGIVQNKDREPLQETDFQALEPLLWQQIQSRTQSPKVIPMPVSSPRRQFSYPWMAVAASIVLVLLAGWWFYRQQGGLLTYENEISQEIDHADWQQRTNSSDKAEVIQLSDGSQVRLAPQSSIQYPAKFAADKREIALKGEAFFSVQKMPTRPFYVYTGTVVTKVLGTSFLVKTQATTKQVVVEVATGRVAVYKQTKVAETATATNAIVLSPNQKATYSPENQQFVTGLVERPQVISAEKSVTQPRSFEFDDVPLRRVIVQLEEAYGLTIKLENENQNECPLTADLSNLSLYAQLDMICAATKSSYTVQGTTILISGKGCANL, from the coding sequence ATGAGCCGTAAGGAATTTGGGTTTCTTCTACAACAGTATCTGGACGGGAAATGCTCTGAAGATGAGCGGGCGTTTGTCGAACATTGGTACGGGATTGTGCAAAACAAAGACAGGGAGCCACTACAGGAAACGGATTTTCAGGCTCTGGAGCCTTTACTCTGGCAGCAGATTCAGAGTCGGACACAGTCGCCGAAGGTAATTCCGATGCCGGTTAGCAGCCCCCGTCGCCAGTTTTCTTATCCCTGGATGGCAGTTGCCGCTTCAATCGTACTGGTACTGCTGGCTGGCTGGTGGTTCTATCGTCAGCAAGGCGGATTGCTAACGTATGAGAATGAGATTTCGCAAGAGATTGATCATGCCGATTGGCAACAGCGGACAAACTCGTCGGACAAAGCCGAAGTGATTCAACTTTCTGATGGCAGTCAGGTCCGATTAGCGCCACAAAGCTCTATTCAATATCCTGCGAAATTTGCGGCTGATAAACGGGAAATTGCGCTAAAAGGGGAGGCCTTTTTCTCGGTTCAAAAAATGCCCACACGCCCTTTTTACGTGTACACTGGCACGGTTGTCACCAAAGTGTTAGGAACAAGTTTTTTAGTGAAAACGCAGGCGACTACAAAACAGGTTGTTGTTGAAGTGGCAACAGGTCGAGTGGCCGTTTACAAGCAAACGAAAGTTGCTGAAACCGCAACCGCAACGAATGCTATTGTGTTAAGCCCCAACCAGAAAGCGACCTATTCGCCCGAAAATCAGCAATTTGTGACGGGCCTTGTTGAACGCCCGCAAGTGATTTCGGCAGAAAAATCCGTTACGCAGCCTCGATCGTTTGAGTTTGATGATGTGCCGCTACGGCGGGTTATTGTTCAGCTGGAGGAAGCCTACGGCCTGACGATCAAACTTGAAAATGAGAATCAGAACGAATGTCCGCTCACCGCCGATCTATCTAACCTTTCATTGTATGCTCAATTAGATATGATTTGCGCAGCCACAAAATCCAGCTACACCGTGCAGGGAACAACTATTCTGATTAGTGGAAAAGGATGCGCTAATCTGTAA
- a CDS encoding RagB/SusD family nutrient uptake outer membrane protein, producing the protein MKKILSYLVLSTVCAGLLSLNACSDFLTENNKNTVTADAFYKTTEGIESLVNSCYAPTRIWYGKTVGYLLTEAGTDEMLFGNTANGSYPYFDYNSNLQATEGGLIFVWKSFYRGINAANTAIARIKESPLPANLKAVREAEVRFLRAFYYYHLVETFGPIPLRTQETTAPETTALRAPVDEIYTLIFSDLETALTNIKGVVGPQGGRVTEPAVAAFLARLYLTRDKNTEALAMADRVIKSYDFKLTENYKSLWDIANSNGSTSKEVIWFVNYSENNTLNDFGRYDDLGYFWLWEGGHHGHLMFLPYFNGLKGWQYDLESGRSLLQYMPSKYLVDLYDETKDARWAGSFRTVWWANDATTLTGGMKLGDTIAVVSKRAVSDAYRKSKPYTIYDANDIYQANGTPTTPRWRFAGLWKFADPSRSAKDVVNSKRDAFVFRLSEMYMIAAEASMKLGNTGAAADYVNVVRKRAALPGKSEEMTVKAADMTLDFMLDERAREFAGEQLRWFDLKRTGKLIERLTKYNLDAAANVRPYHLMRPIPRVEIDVLQNKTEFVQNPGYN; encoded by the coding sequence ATGAAAAAGATCCTCAGCTACCTAGTTCTTTCCACGGTATGTGCCGGGCTTTTGAGCCTGAATGCCTGCTCCGATTTCCTGACTGAAAACAACAAAAATACAGTGACTGCCGATGCCTTTTATAAAACCACAGAAGGCATTGAGAGTCTGGTTAATTCGTGCTACGCACCCACGCGTATTTGGTACGGCAAAACCGTTGGCTATCTGTTGACCGAAGCGGGTACCGACGAAATGCTGTTCGGCAACACGGCCAACGGATCGTATCCCTATTTTGATTATAATTCCAACCTTCAGGCAACAGAAGGCGGGTTGATTTTTGTCTGGAAAAGCTTTTACCGGGGCATAAATGCCGCTAATACGGCTATTGCCCGAATCAAGGAATCGCCTTTACCTGCTAACCTGAAAGCTGTTCGGGAAGCTGAAGTACGATTTCTGAGAGCTTTTTATTACTACCATTTGGTGGAAACTTTCGGCCCGATCCCATTGCGTACACAGGAGACGACGGCCCCCGAAACAACAGCCCTTAGAGCACCAGTCGATGAGATTTATACGCTTATATTTAGTGACCTGGAAACAGCCCTTACCAATATAAAAGGGGTTGTAGGTCCGCAGGGCGGGCGCGTAACTGAACCAGCCGTGGCAGCTTTTCTAGCGCGCCTATACTTGACCCGCGATAAAAACACCGAAGCGCTGGCTATGGCTGACCGGGTTATTAAAAGCTATGACTTTAAATTGACAGAGAACTATAAGTCACTTTGGGATATAGCGAACAGCAATGGCAGTACCAGCAAGGAAGTTATCTGGTTTGTCAATTACTCCGAAAACAACACTCTTAATGACTTCGGCCGATATGATGATCTGGGCTACTTTTGGCTCTGGGAGGGAGGGCATCATGGGCATTTGATGTTTCTTCCTTATTTCAATGGGCTGAAAGGCTGGCAGTATGATCTGGAGTCAGGTCGGTCGTTGTTGCAGTACATGCCTTCTAAATATTTAGTAGATCTGTACGACGAAACGAAAGACGCACGCTGGGCAGGTTCGTTCCGGACGGTCTGGTGGGCAAACGATGCGACAACGCTGACAGGGGGTATGAAACTGGGCGATACGATTGCCGTGGTATCAAAGCGGGCGGTGTCTGATGCGTATCGCAAGTCGAAACCCTATACCATCTATGATGCCAACGATATCTATCAGGCCAACGGTACACCTACTACTCCTCGATGGCGTTTCGCCGGACTTTGGAAATTCGCGGATCCGTCCCGTTCGGCCAAAGATGTAGTGAATAGCAAACGGGATGCATTCGTTTTCCGACTCTCCGAAATGTACATGATTGCGGCAGAAGCTAGTATGAAGCTGGGGAATACGGGTGCTGCGGCCGATTACGTCAACGTAGTTCGGAAACGGGCAGCGTTACCCGGAAAAAGTGAAGAAATGACCGTGAAAGCTGCTGATATGACACTTGATTTCATGCTGGACGAACGGGCTCGTGAATTTGCTGGTGAACAGCTTCGCTGGTTTGATTTGAAACGAACCGGGAAACTAATCGAACGACTGACGAAGTATAATCTGGACGCGGCCGCCAATGTAAGGCCCTATCATTTGATGCGCCCAATTCCCCGTGTTGAAATCGACGTGCTACAAAACAAAACCGAATTTGTCCAGAATCCAGGCTATAACTAA
- a CDS encoding ABC-F family ATP-binding cassette domain-containing protein, translating into MISITNLSYYLGSRALYENASLHIKPNQKIGLIGLNGTGKSTLLRIINGEYQPDGGIISKAGDVSIGFLNQDLLSYQTDESILAVAMQAFARQNELQIKIEELLQQMETNYTDDLVDKLGKAQEEFDALDGYTIQSRAEEILEGLGFSTEELSKPLKLFSGGWRMRVMLAKLLLEKPSLLMLDEPTNHLDLPSIQWVEKYVQNYEGSVIVVSHDREFVDNVVDTIVEVSGAKLNYYAGDYSYYMEEKSLRNEIQKGAFENQQAKIRQTERFIERFKAKASKAKQAQSRVKQLERMELVDDVIDSSARVNFKFNFSQQPGRHILHLDDISKAYGPKRILTHSTARLERGDKVALIGANGRGKSTLLRIISGSEPVDGERVLGYNVSFSFYAQHQLESLRVEDSMLEELKQANPSKSDGELRGVLGCFLFSGDDVFKKIKVLSGGEKSRVALAKVLLSQANFLLLDEPTNHLDMQSVNILIQALQQYEGTYVVVSHDRYFVSQIANKIWYIEDEQIKEYPGTYDEYEWWQEERKAQGITSSKQPVDNSKLQPVTSPAPVSSGQIANGKSTNGRISEDERKEWHKTLKVLTRQAEEAETKISHLESRKKKLETELADPATYGDDKLMQAKNDEYRHVMAQINQLQDEWETAMTEAEVWEKKLA; encoded by the coding sequence ATGATTTCCATTACGAACCTATCGTACTATCTCGGTAGCCGGGCTTTATACGAAAATGCCTCGCTACATATCAAGCCAAACCAGAAGATCGGCCTAATCGGCCTCAATGGTACCGGCAAGTCAACGTTACTCCGTATCATCAATGGTGAGTATCAACCCGATGGAGGAATTATTTCCAAAGCGGGCGATGTTTCGATCGGTTTCCTGAATCAGGATTTGCTGTCGTACCAAACCGACGAGTCAATTCTGGCCGTAGCCATGCAGGCATTTGCCCGGCAAAATGAGTTGCAAATCAAGATTGAGGAACTGCTCCAGCAGATGGAGACAAACTATACCGATGATCTGGTTGATAAATTAGGAAAGGCGCAGGAAGAGTTCGACGCGCTGGACGGCTATACAATCCAGTCGAGAGCCGAAGAGATTCTGGAAGGGCTTGGGTTCTCAACCGAAGAACTGAGTAAACCCTTGAAGCTATTCTCCGGAGGCTGGCGGATGCGCGTAATGCTCGCTAAACTGCTGCTTGAAAAGCCTTCTTTACTGATGCTCGATGAGCCAACCAACCACCTGGACTTACCGTCTATTCAGTGGGTTGAAAAGTACGTTCAGAATTACGAAGGGTCTGTCATTGTGGTCTCCCACGATAGAGAGTTCGTGGATAATGTGGTGGATACCATTGTTGAAGTGTCGGGCGCAAAATTGAATTATTATGCGGGCGACTACTCTTACTATATGGAGGAGAAGAGCCTGCGGAATGAGATTCAGAAGGGCGCATTTGAAAACCAGCAGGCTAAAATTCGCCAGACAGAGCGGTTTATCGAACGGTTTAAGGCGAAAGCATCAAAGGCGAAACAGGCGCAAAGCCGGGTTAAACAACTCGAACGTATGGAGCTTGTCGATGACGTGATCGACAGCAGCGCACGGGTTAACTTTAAATTCAACTTCTCTCAGCAACCCGGTCGGCATATTCTGCACCTGGATGATATATCGAAGGCTTACGGCCCCAAACGTATTCTGACCCACTCGACGGCCCGGCTCGAACGGGGTGATAAAGTGGCATTGATTGGTGCCAATGGACGCGGTAAATCGACGTTGCTGCGCATTATTTCCGGATCAGAACCTGTTGACGGTGAGCGTGTTTTGGGCTATAATGTTTCGTTTAGCTTCTATGCGCAGCACCAGCTTGAGTCGCTTCGGGTGGAGGATTCGATGCTGGAAGAGCTCAAACAGGCAAACCCATCGAAATCGGATGGTGAACTGCGGGGTGTATTAGGTTGCTTCCTGTTCTCGGGTGATGACGTATTCAAGAAAATCAAAGTGCTGTCGGGGGGAGAGAAATCGCGTGTAGCCCTGGCCAAAGTACTGCTCTCACAAGCGAATTTCCTGTTGCTCGACGAACCGACCAACCACTTGGATATGCAGTCGGTGAATATCCTGATTCAGGCACTGCAGCAGTATGAAGGTACGTATGTGGTTGTTTCCCACGACCGGTATTTCGTGTCGCAGATTGCCAATAAAATCTGGTACATCGAAGACGAGCAGATCAAAGAGTATCCGGGCACCTACGACGAGTATGAGTGGTGGCAGGAGGAGCGCAAAGCACAGGGAATAACGTCGTCCAAACAACCAGTAGACAATTCGAAACTACAACCCGTAACCAGCCCGGCTCCCGTTTCGAGCGGCCAGATTGCGAACGGGAAGTCTACGAATGGTCGGATATCGGAAGATGAACGGAAAGAGTGGCACAAGACACTGAAGGTATTGACCCGCCAGGCCGAAGAAGCCGAAACGAAAATTAGTCACTTGGAAAGCCGAAAAAAGAAGCTGGAAACCGAACTGGCTGATCCCGCAACTTATGGCGACGATAAGCTGATGCAGGCCAAGAATGATGAATATCGGCACGTAATGGCCCAGATCAATCAGCTTCAGGATGAGTGGGAAACCGCTATGACAGAAGCCGAAGTTTGGGAGAAGAAGCTGGCGTAA
- a CDS encoding sigma-70 family RNA polymerase sigma factor, producing MEYKTLPDAVLLIYLKQGDESAFQEIYVRYWRKLFTIARNKLPSTDSPEDMVQDLFVKLWEQRRNLLIENLGAYLHMSLKYAIINLFKARLVREKYVEHAQSFLPNEQSTEEQIALNDLMATIEHQLNDFPEKTRQIFRLNRLEYKSAKEISDQLGIPERTVEYHINLSLKLLRPLLQDYLVLAIVFYVC from the coding sequence ATGGAGTATAAAACTCTTCCTGATGCTGTCTTATTGATTTACCTGAAACAAGGCGACGAATCCGCTTTTCAGGAAATCTATGTGCGTTACTGGAGGAAACTATTCACCATAGCAAGAAACAAGCTCCCATCAACCGATAGTCCCGAAGATATGGTTCAGGATTTATTTGTGAAACTATGGGAGCAGCGGCGAAACCTGCTTATCGAAAATTTGGGTGCTTATTTACACATGTCCCTCAAATATGCCATCATCAATCTATTTAAGGCGAGACTGGTGAGAGAAAAGTACGTGGAACATGCGCAAAGTTTTTTGCCAAATGAGCAATCGACAGAAGAGCAAATTGCCCTGAACGACTTGATGGCTACTATTGAACATCAACTGAACGATTTTCCGGAGAAGACCCGTCAGATTTTTCGACTAAACCGGTTGGAGTATAAGTCAGCGAAAGAAATTTCGGATCAACTGGGTATTCCCGAACGCACCGTCGAATATCATATCAACTTATCCCTCAAGTTACTTCGACCCTTACTACAGGATTACCTGGTATTGGCCATAGTATTTTATGTTTGCTAA
- a CDS encoding TonB-dependent receptor: MKIFDSALLSWSCSRRIPIFLLLMKLSVIQLFFFVTFVGLSYGFDGNAQELLNKSISLHTEGQRLRYVIGQIEKQTSVKFVYSSRNIGVDRPVTIHLTNVKLSDALEQLLKPLNLTYQLINGHIVLDSIVQDAESKAEAALPEPEAADQVITGTISDEKEEKLPGVSIVIKGTTRGTTSDAKGQFKLTVPTGEVTLTLSFVGYKSQDIAVGNQSTLTISMQPDQNSLNEVVVVGYGQVQKRDLTGSVVSIKEAQITSTPVVNALETLQGKVAGMDLTRSSGETGAPLNLTIRGNRSLNDSNQPLILVDGIQYGSYIDINPNDIASVDVLKDASSTAIYGSRGANGVILITTKSGKVGKTKVEFNNYYGINDPVAYQHVTNTDQYVAMTREAYRAAGQWSSPADDEKIFNIQMDNIRKGINTDWVSLMLRSGSVQNNHIAISGGNEKTKFRLSTEYFNERGLLKYDQLRRFVQHLNLDHQILNNLKVGMVLNFNSSTQQRRNTSFWNLQKNSSLGIPYNEDGSIKTYPFPGSLVYNPLLDESPDNYSNLTTSSRIFMLGFGEWSILKNLSLRSSFGIDISNSQQGIFEGKNTTLAGVNSGYSRAALIDGKNRNWTWENVLNYTKTIKDHSLNAMVGTSMISYRTVNFSGEGKDQPFSSSLFYNLNTNTKDIITTSSLIESSLASVFGRLNYKFKDRYLLTASLRADGASVLAEGHKWAYFPSVAVAWRLLDESFMTNTGNLFSEMKLRASYGISGNSAIAAYQTQGGLGKIAYSFDETPAFGYWPKLLANKDLGWEKTATVNVGLDFGFFKNRLTGTVDVYNTNTSDLLMDRILPSLTGYSTTVSNVGKTKTRGVDLTISTRNYTSSAFSWSTDLNLATYKEEIVALSVGGDDVSKAWFVGKPLRVFYDYEKTGIWQTAEKDAAAVYNKVPGEIKVRDQNNDGKITASNDRVVLGQASPKWSGGITNNFTYGNVNLSVLIYARVGQTISSQYLGYFYPGGTTAVADYWTPENPTNAYPRPWLSHTDQYLSTLSYVDGSFWKIKDIRLSYNLPKNLLKKSSLSNVTIYSTAKNFFTFSKLKDYDPERGGSVDFPLTKQLIIGLNVSF; this comes from the coding sequence ATGAAAATTTTTGATTCGGCTCTATTGAGCTGGTCATGCAGCCGGCGTATACCGATTTTTTTGCTGCTTATGAAACTATCCGTTATACAACTCTTTTTTTTCGTCACGTTTGTGGGCCTGTCATATGGCTTCGACGGTAACGCGCAGGAACTCCTGAATAAGTCTATCTCCCTGCATACTGAAGGCCAGCGGCTTCGGTATGTAATCGGGCAGATTGAGAAGCAGACGTCAGTGAAGTTCGTCTACAGTTCCAGAAACATCGGAGTCGACCGGCCCGTTACGATTCACCTGACTAACGTGAAGCTGAGCGATGCGCTGGAACAGCTGCTGAAACCGCTTAATCTAACTTATCAGCTTATTAATGGGCATATTGTTTTAGACAGTATCGTTCAGGATGCTGAATCAAAGGCAGAGGCAGCTTTACCCGAACCGGAAGCCGCTGACCAGGTAATTACCGGAACAATTAGCGACGAGAAAGAAGAAAAGCTGCCGGGCGTTAGCATCGTTATCAAAGGCACCACGCGGGGAACCACCAGCGACGCGAAAGGTCAATTTAAACTTACTGTTCCAACGGGTGAAGTCACGCTGACACTTTCGTTTGTTGGCTACAAAAGTCAGGATATCGCCGTGGGCAATCAATCGACGCTGACTATTAGTATGCAGCCCGACCAGAATTCGCTCAATGAGGTAGTTGTGGTTGGCTATGGGCAGGTTCAGAAGCGGGATTTGACCGGATCAGTCGTCTCAATCAAGGAAGCGCAGATTACGTCGACCCCGGTGGTGAATGCACTGGAAACCCTACAGGGAAAAGTAGCCGGTATGGACTTGACCCGGAGCAGTGGCGAAACGGGTGCCCCCCTCAATCTTACCATTCGTGGCAACCGGTCGCTCAATGACTCGAACCAGCCGCTGATTTTGGTCGACGGGATTCAGTATGGTTCGTATATCGATATCAACCCCAACGATATTGCCTCCGTTGACGTGTTGAAAGATGCGTCCTCAACCGCTATTTACGGGTCGAGAGGTGCCAATGGCGTAATCTTGATCACCACCAAAAGCGGGAAGGTCGGTAAGACCAAAGTAGAGTTTAATAACTACTACGGTATCAACGATCCGGTTGCCTATCAGCACGTTACCAATACTGATCAATACGTGGCAATGACGCGGGAGGCCTATCGGGCCGCTGGCCAGTGGAGCAGCCCTGCCGATGATGAGAAGATTTTCAATATTCAGATGGACAATATCCGCAAAGGTATTAATACCGATTGGGTTAGTTTAATGCTACGTAGTGGAAGTGTTCAGAATAACCACATTGCCATTTCGGGGGGTAACGAAAAAACGAAATTTCGCCTGTCGACGGAATATTTCAACGAGCGCGGCTTGCTTAAATATGATCAGCTTCGGCGCTTTGTTCAGCACCTTAACCTCGACCATCAGATCCTGAATAACCTGAAAGTTGGGATGGTTCTGAATTTCAATTCGTCAACTCAACAACGCCGGAACACGAGTTTCTGGAACCTTCAAAAAAACTCTTCACTGGGTATTCCCTACAATGAGGATGGCTCGATAAAAACCTATCCGTTTCCCGGTTCTCTGGTTTATAACCCCCTCCTCGACGAAAGTCCGGATAATTATTCCAACCTGACCACCAGCAGCCGGATTTTTATGCTCGGATTTGGTGAATGGTCGATCCTGAAAAACCTTTCGTTACGGTCCAGTTTTGGTATCGATATTTCCAACAGCCAGCAGGGCATTTTTGAAGGAAAGAATACTACCCTGGCAGGCGTGAACAGCGGGTATTCGCGAGCCGCATTAATTGATGGCAAGAATCGCAACTGGACTTGGGAAAACGTTCTGAACTATACCAAAACCATCAAGGATCATTCCCTTAACGCTATGGTCGGAACCAGTATGATCAGCTACCGAACGGTGAACTTTTCGGGAGAAGGAAAGGATCAGCCGTTTTCGTCCTCGCTCTTTTATAATCTAAATACGAACACAAAAGACATTATCACAACCAGTAGCCTGATCGAGAGTTCGCTCGCATCGGTTTTTGGTCGGTTAAACTATAAGTTCAAAGATCGGTATCTGTTAACCGCTTCGTTACGTGCCGATGGAGCGTCGGTGCTGGCAGAGGGGCATAAATGGGCCTACTTTCCATCGGTGGCAGTTGCCTGGCGTTTGCTGGATGAGTCGTTCATGACCAATACCGGAAACCTGTTTTCTGAAATGAAACTTAGAGCCAGCTACGGGATTTCAGGAAACAGTGCCATTGCGGCTTATCAAACGCAGGGTGGACTTGGCAAAATCGCCTATTCGTTCGATGAAACCCCCGCTTTCGGCTATTGGCCCAAGCTCCTGGCGAACAAAGATTTAGGCTGGGAGAAAACCGCAACGGTCAACGTAGGACTTGACTTTGGTTTCTTCAAAAATCGGCTGACCGGCACTGTTGACGTCTACAATACCAACACCAGCGATCTGTTGATGGATCGGATATTACCCTCGTTGACGGGCTACAGTACTACCGTTTCTAACGTTGGGAAAACCAAAACCCGAGGGGTCGATCTGACTATTTCTACCCGCAATTACACATCGTCAGCGTTCTCCTGGTCAACGGATCTGAACCTGGCGACCTATAAAGAAGAAATTGTGGCCTTGAGCGTAGGGGGCGACGACGTATCTAAAGCGTGGTTCGTTGGCAAACCACTTCGCGTTTTTTACGACTACGAAAAAACGGGCATCTGGCAAACGGCGGAAAAAGATGCAGCCGCTGTTTACAACAAAGTACCGGGTGAGATCAAGGTTCGGGATCAGAACAACGATGGGAAGATTACGGCCAGCAATGATCGGGTTGTACTGGGGCAGGCCTCACCGAAATGGTCGGGCGGTATAACCAACAACTTTACCTATGGCAATGTCAATCTCTCGGTACTGATTTATGCGCGGGTTGGCCAGACGATTTCCAGTCAATATCTCGGCTATTTTTATCCGGGTGGTACAACGGCTGTAGCCGACTACTGGACGCCTGAGAACCCCACCAATGCCTACCCCCGTCCATGGCTGAGTCATACCGACCAGTACCTGTCAACGCTCAGTTATGTCGATGGGTCTTTCTGGAAAATCAAGGACATCCGCCTGAGCTATAACCTACCGAAGAACCTGCTGAAAAAGAGCTCGTTGAGTAATGTAACGATCTATTCGACTGCGAAAAACTTTTTCACATTCAGCAAGCTGAAAGATTACGATCCTGAGCGGGGTGGCTCCGTCGATTTCCCGCTGACCAAACAGCTTATCATTGGCCTTAACGTTAGTTTCTAA